In Gymnogyps californianus isolate 813 chromosome 1, ASM1813914v2, whole genome shotgun sequence, the following are encoded in one genomic region:
- the WDR73 gene encoding WD repeat-containing protein 73 — protein sequence MEAVGAGEEEEEEVAADEWLLQSLRLYEDLHTFELQAPTRVIEWARGNRVCVAGYGQSGGNEILQLLPPPTLQVKETQGLCPERDFKVECGGFSNRPVYSLKYVPDTSLLVTSGPPGSSLQVWQVSAEDSDVIKSVSAIPTENGTGQPWAKIATISARAPWVLHGSRLNSVQITEVESRKNVYMAASRNSEELSGLAFLDCNTLLLCCAKGQLCLADVRQPQSPLEAASVPSALCGERWCMGVGRGPQGSDSSSQPVACLSSGGHLTLTDVRKTSESLASAKCRVPSPSSGAEFLCVSWAPALEGCLAISGFDGTVHVYDARSWDGSGGEAEPIFVHRGHAFSGAGGGSGGPPLVTVHTWHPQKPRTLLSAASDGSLHVWDWVQSCGKCG from the exons ATGGAGGCGGTGGGcgccggggaggaggaggaggaggaggtggcggcgGACGAGTGGCTGCTGCAGTCCCTGCGCCT GTACGAGGACCTGCACACCTTCGAGCTCCAGGCGCCCACCCGCGTTATCGAATGGGCCCGGGGGAACC GTGTCTGCGTAGCCGGGTATGGACAGTCTGGTGGGAACGAGATCCTGCAGCTGCTCCCGCCGCCCACGCTGCAGGTGAAGGAGACCCAG GGCCTGTGTCCAGAGAGAGATTTCAAGGTGGAATGTGGTGGATTTTCAAACCGCCCGGTGTACAGCCTGAAATATGTGCCGGACACCAG cTTGCTGGTGACGAGTGGACCACCAGGCAGCTCCCTCCAGGTCTGGCAGGTGTCAGCAGAGGACTCTG ATGTTATTAAATCCGTAAGTGCCATACCTACAGAAAATGGCACTGGGCAACCTTGGGCTAAAATTGCAACCATTTCAGCCAGAGCCCCATGGGTCCTTCACGGCTCAAGACTCAACAGCGTCCAAATTACAGAGGTTGAATCAAGGAAAAATGTCTACATGGCAG CCTCCAGAAACAGCGAGGAGCTCAGCGGCCTGGCGTTCCTGGATTGCAACACGTTGCTCCTCTGCTGCGCCAAGGGGCAGCTGTGCCTGGCTGATGTTCGGCAGCCGCAGAGTCCCTTGGAGGCTGCGTCCGTCCCCTCGGCGCTGTGTGGCGAGCGGTGGTGCATGGGAGTCGGGCGCGGACCTCAAGGCTCTGATTCAAGCTCCCAGCCCGTAGCTTGCCTCTCGAGCGGAGGGCACCTCACCCTAACAGACGTAAGAAAAACCTCAGAGTCCTTGGCCTCAGCAAAGTGCAGAGttccctctcccagctcagGTGCGGAGTTCCTGTGCGTCTCCTGGGCTCCTGCTCTGGAAGGCTGCCTTGCCATTTCAG GTTTTGATGGGACCGTGCACGTGTATGACGCGCGGAGCTGGGACGGCTCTGGCGGGGAAGCGGAGCCGATCTTTGTTCACAGAGGCCACGCGTTCagcggagcgggcggcggcagcgggggccCTCCCCTGGTCACAGTGCACACGTGGCATCCGCAGAAACCGAGAACTTTATTGTCAGCAGCAAGCGACGGTTCCCTGCACGTTTGGGACTGGGTTCAGTCTTGTGGGAAGTGTGGGTAG